Proteins from one Cyclopterus lumpus isolate fCycLum1 chromosome 11, fCycLum1.pri, whole genome shotgun sequence genomic window:
- the LOC117739326 gene encoding zinc finger protein 391-like has protein sequence MSAGPALRALVRRTLAAAAEEIFGLFERTIAEYEAERRDLLDGVFNRRLRTARADVQQLLVVEEAVPPERQECMSGLDQEDPEPPHIKEEPVELWTIQEGEQLQALEEASFNFPFTSVTVKIEDDVEQITQSSQFPESQTEASREAELLKTEADEDVCGGSGSASNLDPGSHFQTATRVETSSSESETDGETSSSSSESETDGETSSSSSESETDGETPSSESQTGVSRSDWMETGQPQSGSNYDLPVGDTGCVKGARRFGQGGHLQKRSLLGVHSGGKCFSCPVCKKKFSSNAHLVRHMRTHTGEKPFSCSVCGKKFALEHNMRRHLIVHTGEKPFSCSFCGKGFSVHSNLKQHVAIHTGETPFSCSFCGRGFSHHSNLKQHLTIHTGERPFSCLDCGRGFAQKEQLRQHMAVHTGEKPFSCSVCGRGFTQHGSMTRHMTVHTGEKPFSCSVCGRGFTQHCSLKRHLTTHRGDTI, from the exons ATGTCTGCCGGCCCGGCCCTGAGGGCGCTGGTGAGACGCACGctggccgccgccgccgaggAGATCTTCGGGCTGTTCGAGCGAACGATAGCCGAGTACGAGGCCGAGCGACGGGACCTGCTGGACGGCGTCTTCAACCGGCGACTGCGGACCGCGAGAGCAG acgtccagcagctgttggtggttgAAGAAGCGGTTCCCCCCGAGCGGCAGGAGTGCATGTCCGGTCTGGACCAGGAGGATCCAGAACCCCCACACATTAAGGAGGAGCCGGTGGAGCTCTGGACCAttcaggagggagagcagctccAAGCGCTGGAGGAAGCCAGTTTCAACTTCCCATTTACTTCCGTCACTGTGAAGATTGAAGATGACGTCGAACAGATAACTCAGTCCTCACAGTTTCCTGAGAGCCAAACTGAGGCGAGCAGAGAGGCGGAGCTTTTGAAAACCGAAGCAGATGAGGATGTCTGTGGCGGATCGGGATCGGCCAGTAACTTGGATCCAGGTAGTCATTTTCAGACCGCTACTCGCGTCGAGACTTCATCCTCTGAATCCGAGACCGACGGAGAaacttcatcctcttcctctgaatCCGAGACCGACGGAGAgacttcatcctcttcctctgaatCCGAGACCGACGGCGAGACGCCATCCTCTGAATCTCAGACTGGTGTCAGTCGTAGTGATTGGATGGAGACTGGGCAGCCTCAGTCGGGTTCAAACTATGACCTACCTGTAGGTGATACTGGATGTGTGAAAGGAGCTCGAAGGTTTGGCCAAGGTGGACATTTGCAGAAACGCTCACTCTTAGGAGTTCATTCAGGTGGAAAGTGTTTCAGCTGCCCAGTTTGTAAGAAGAAATTCAGTTCCAATGCCCATTTGGTCAGACACATGAGAACCCATACTGGggagaaaccattcagctgTTCAGTTTGTGGTAAGAAATTTGCTCTTGAGCATAATATGAGACGACACTTGATTGTCCACACGGGGGAGAAACCGTTTAGTTGTTCCTTTTGCGGTAAAGGATTCTCAGTTCATAGTAATCTGAAACAACACGTGGCTATCCACACGGGGGAGACACCGTTTAGTTGTTCCTTTTGCGGCAGAGGATTCTCCCATCATAGTAATCTGAAACAACACTTGACGATCCATACCGGGGAGAGACCCTTCAGTTGCTTAGATTGCGGAAGAGGATTTGCACAAAAGGAACAGTTGAGGCAACACATGGCCGTCCACACAGGGGAGAAACCGTTTAGTTGTTCTGTCTGCGGGAGAGGATTCACACAACATGGTAGTATGACGCGACACATGACCGTCCACACGGGGGAGAAACCGTTCAGTTGTTCTGTCTGCGGGAGAGGATTCACACAACACTGTAGTCTGAAACGACACTTAACTACCCACAGGGGAGATAccatttag